Genomic DNA from Pseudobacteriovorax antillogorgiicola:
TCATCTTACTGTGAAGGATATGTTGAACGATTTCACCAATTTCAGAAAAAGGTCGAGATCCCGCGTACTGACACTCTATAGCAAGTGATACGTTCAAGTTACATCGAGCTTCTTCGATAAATGATGATCGCTCTCCCTCCTTACTTAACGGGTAAGCCTTCCCAACTATAGAATTATTATAGTCGCCTACGCCCTTGAACACAGCTAGATCAAAATCATGAATCACAATCCCCAGATTAGGAAATGATATCTCGATATGTTCTCTCCTGAGCTCTCTTTCCATCTTGTGGACGAAACCGAGCCATGCTGTAATAGCTGGAAACCCAATTGTCAAAGAACTGGAGAGGGCATTGGCATCGGATACAGTAAGTCTAGGTATAATTAAGAATAAACGTTTCACCGTAGGGCAAATCTCCTTCTTGTTCTGATTAACTTAGATATATGTCTTAGGTCTTCGTCTCCTAGGTCACAGGCTCTACTTCCTAATATCTTTCTATATGAGCGGATAAACCAACGAGAAAATTCTAGAAAAAATGTTTCTCTCAATTCATCATCTCTTTCCTCACTGAATTTGTTATCTAGAAAAACTCTCTGATAATGCGGCACACCTGATTTAGAAACTGTTTGCCAAACGTCATCTTCTCTGAGACGATAGATGTCTGTTATTACTTGATCAAAAATATGGAGTATGAAGTTTTCATCTCGCACGCTTCTAGTTCGAAAACCATTATTATTTTGAATAACTTGAAGGTGGAAACTTTTAAAATCATCTTTAAACTGCCAAGGAGATATGCTTTCACGAAAGAAATCTTTTTTCGGCAACCTATCTGGCCTAGTTCTAACACTTGGAGGTAGACTAGGAAGTAAATACGCTTTTCCACCATTGTTTTTGTTCTGGACACTGATATTTTGAGGCTTTGTGCCTCCATACCCAATTACTGTTAGATTGAATAGATCTATGAATCCTTTATCATGGGCCTCATTCCTTTTCTTTGCCTCCCTCGCTTCCTTAGCCACATCTGAGAACTTAATAGCATCGATTCGCCTCTTCATTTCATATAGAATTGGCGATGGTCTTAGAACTGAGAGAAGATGATAGCTATTATCTACTGGAAAGTAGACTTGTTTTATTTTTGAGTTAGTGATTGCTATATCAGAAGATATGGACTTCATCTCCAGAAATCCGTTTCTAAGGTTATCAAAGGAAGCTGATGGGATTTTCAGTAAGTCTTTTGCTATTTCGCTTCTATCTTCAATATGAGTCAGGAGGCTCCTACCGTCTCCCATTTGCAAGTTCAGAAAGCTATGCACGTCAAGTGCCGCAGCATTTCCTAGAGCATCAAGTGAAACGTCTAAGTTTCCAGTTCGAACAAAGCCGTCATCACGCTTCGATGATTCAGCTATAATAGCTGTAGTTCTCCCCGCTGAACTTGCCTTTGCACTTGGATGACTAAACGTGCATGGGTGGCTAGACAATGCGATTTGTTTTGCTCGCGCAGCAGCGCTGGGAAGCCAGTTATTCAGATCGAACTCTTCCTCAACTTCTTCCTTACTCTTTTTCTTGAGTCTTTCTTCCTTTCTTTTCTCGAAAAAAGATTCAATCGCTTCGTGCATAATATCTCCAGTAACTATAATTTCTTATCCTCGAACATACCAAGTGCAGGATGATAGCATAATTTCTTGCCCTCTTGATAAGAGGGCAAAAGGATCTTCCCATACTTTTCAGCTGCTACAAACATTGATGTATTTTCTAGCTCAGCCAAGCTGCATAAAAGTTGGTGAAAATCTCTTGCAACAAAAAGTCGATCATATGGGTCATATAAATCAATGAACTTAATGTTAAAACTATCTTCAATCAGATTGTAGCCATCGCTTGATTTAATATGAAATCTAAACTCTAGATCGCTACTGCATTTCGATTCATCAGGGAGTAGAAGCAAGCTCAATCCTTGACTTCCTTCTCTAAACGGTGATTCCACCTGTGGCTGAGATGAAAGCCACCAGAACTCGTTTA
This window encodes:
- a CDS encoding type I-F CRISPR-associated protein Csy1 translates to MHEAIESFFEKRKEERLKKKSKEEVEEEFDLNNWLPSAAARAKQIALSSHPCTFSHPSAKASSAGRTTAIIAESSKRDDGFVRTGNLDVSLDALGNAAALDVHSFLNLQMGDGRSLLTHIEDRSEIAKDLLKIPSASFDNLRNGFLEMKSISSDIAITNSKIKQVYFPVDNSYHLLSVLRPSPILYEMKRRIDAIKFSDVAKEAREAKKRNEAHDKGFIDLFNLTVIGYGGTKPQNISVQNKNNGGKAYLLPSLPPSVRTRPDRLPKKDFFRESISPWQFKDDFKSFHLQVIQNNNGFRTRSVRDENFILHIFDQVITDIYRLREDDVWQTVSKSGVPHYQRVFLDNKFSEERDDELRETFFLEFSRWFIRSYRKILGSRACDLGDEDLRHISKLIRTRRRFALR